The following is a genomic window from Candidatus Moraniibacteriota bacterium.
GGAGTGGCAAGGAAAACGCGCTCCAGTTTCTTGTTGGCCAAGTGATGAAGCTCTCCAAAGGAAAAGCCAACCCGGAAATGGCTCGCGAAGTGCTCCTCAAGAAACTGAAGGAGAAAATTTGACAGATTGATTCCGAAGCGTACAATAGACGGCAATGAATCCGAAGCGGAAAATTTGCGGAGGAGTTTTGAGAAAAGCGTGAAAGTCGCCCCTTGGGGCGATTTTTTTGTATCTTAACAACTTTTTTGTATGGGAACCGGAGGTGTTTGTATGAGTGATTTTCGTGAAGTGCTCGCTGCTTTGCTGGGAGGGGAAGAACATGTGCCGCTTGAATTTCCGGAGTTTCAACCGAATATCTGGTGGCACAAAGGGGTAGATTTCCTTACCTACGAAACGCGAGATTGCTCATATGTTCGAGAGTCATTTGGCTGGTATTGTTCGGTACTTTTGGCAGGAGGGCATAAACAGAAATTTGTCGGTGTTGTTATCGAGCCTTTTAGTGTGTGGGTAGATATCATCCGAAAGACCTATCCGGGTATCGGTATCGACGGAAGAGATTTTCCTCTCTGGCCTCTTATCGAACTCGCAACCGGCAAAGACTGCCTCTTTCCTCGAGTGTCGCAAAGAAGGGTTCGCGCTGTACTCCCAAAGATTCGCGAATTCGTCGGTATTGTTACAATTCCGTTTCAAGTGCTGCAGGAGGTTCGCTATGATTACAAAACAATGCCCTCTGTTGCAAAGGGCTAATCTTCAGGGTGTTTGTGATTACCCGACCCTGCTTGAGAGATTTCCTGCTCGTATGCGGGAACATTGTGCTAACGATGGTCAATGCCTGCTTCGACAGGTGAAGGTTCTTGGTTCGGATGATGAAGTAGATGGAGGCATTAATATCGTTCAAGGGCAGGAATTGACTCGGGAATACTCATACCGAGGCCAAGGAGTTTCCTCTCAGCGCATGGGTACGAGTATATGGTGGCATATTCGCAGTTTCGCTATTCCATGATGGGATATTGGGATATGCGGAAACTATGAATAAACAAAGGCTCGGCAATACCGCGGTATTGCCGAGCCAATTCTTTTGACCCCCTCTCTTTGCGTGGAATTCACTCAAACGGGATATTGAGGACCACTCCAATGTTTGAATGCGATGCTTTCAGAGAAAGCGAGGCTCCTTTCCCTATGGGTATGGAGAACGATGGGCGCCTATTCGTATACATTGTCAAACAGTGCGCTTCTCCTCGAGGTACGTGTTGATTTTCTGGGCGGCTTCTGTTGCTGTCTTGACAACTGTGAGTGGCGCGCCGAGTCTTTTCCATCGGCGGATCCATGTCATTTGGCGTTTGGCATAGTGAACACTGTCGAAGAAGAGGCGTTCTTTCATCCCCGCTTCGTCGACCATTCCTCGGAGGAATCGCGATATCCACCGGTATTCGAGTCCGAAACTGTCGAGACGTTCCCATGAGACGCCATTTGTGTGGAGTGATTCGACTTCTGCAATCATGCCTTGACTGAATCGTGCCTCGAGCCGGGCGCGTATTCGCGCATCAAGGATATCTTTCGGTGGGCAGAGAGCGATGGTATATGGTTGAATTGCTTTATGGTTGAATGGTCGGGCGTTTTTTGGAATTGGATCTTCTTTCTGATTCTTAATGCTTGATTCTTGATTTTTGTCTTTCGCTATTTCTATGGCGCGGATCAATCGTCTGGGGTTTTTTCGGTCGATTGTCTCGGCGCGCGCCGAATCGAGTTCTTGAAGTATCTCGAAGAGTTCCTCGGGAGTTTTCCGCGAAAGTTCCATGCGCAGTGACGAGTTGGGCGGGGTATCGGGGAGCGCTTGATTTTCGATGAGCGCCTGAATCCAAAACCCCGTGCCGCCACAGACGATGGGGAGTTTGTCTCGACTTGCAATGTCTCCGATTGCCGTGCGCGCATCGCGGAGGAAATGCGAAATATTGTAGTCGTCATTTGGGTCGGCAACGTCAAGGAGGTGATGTGGAACGATCCGCTGCTCTTTCTTGGTAACCTTGCCACTTCCGATATCCATACCGCGATACACTTGCCGACTGTCGGTGGAGATGACTTCGCCGTTCCATTGCTTTGCCGCATCAATCGCCAGCGCCGACTTTCCCGACGAAGTCGGCCCGAGGATGACGACGAGCTTCGATGATTTTAATGTTGACATAAGAGCTTAATTCGTGTAGAAGAAAATGGATGAGTTAGGTTTCTGTTCCTTAACCCTGTTGCTATTTGCAACATTACTTGGAGACTTCGAGATGACCCCAGATCAAGTGGCAAGAGAGAATCATGAATTTTACTATGTAGCAGTAGCGATGAGTCTTTGTTCGACGGCTTTTCCTGATTTCGGTCAGGCAGTTGTTCATAGTCTCTACGACGAGAGCGGACTTGCTCAGTTTGGTGTTGAATTTTCTCATTATTCTGGCTACATTCGCATTGATACCTCACAAATTGGAGAATGTTTTCGCGAAGGACTGGCAAATGAAGTTTGGAGTGGAATCTTTGGTCGCATGGTGTGTGCAATACCATCCTCTGTTTCCGGTGAAATGAATACGGAAGTGGTCTTGAGAGAAGGTATTTATAGATTTACATTCAAGATCATTCAGTACGAGCGCGATGCAGAACATGGGTGGGAGATTATCGATGATCCGCTTCCTTTGCCTGATGATGAGAAGCTTGGTCGCGTTGTGAATCTTTGCATTACTATTGATCATAGTTAATTAAGTACGTGTTGAGAACTCCTCTCCTCGTCGGAGTTTCTAAAGGGACTCTGACGAACAAAACCCTATCACATCCCGGGCAGTGCGCTGCTTGGGATTTTTCTATCTCGTTTCTACTTTCGGGGTATTTTCTTTAAGAGTCTCAGTTGTTTTCGGTGTTGCATCAATAGAAAAATGGGTCTCTATCGTTTTTCCGCGGAGGCGGATGCAGACTTTTGTGTCTCCTGTGGGCAGTCGCTTTAGGGTGTCGGCGAGGTGTTCGAGAGTCTTTTCGGTGGCAGTGTCGTCGAGCGTTATGATGATGTTTTTGTTTTGAATGGTTTGATTGTTGGATGGCTGAATGGCTGAATGGCGTGATGGTTGAGTGGTTTTTGTTTCCTCGCTGTCTGTTGTCAGTTGCTTGTTGTCAGTGGTTTGTTGCGGGTTGTGAGTTGCCTCTCGCTCTTTGTCTGATTCTTTATTTTGTATTCCTAATTCTCCTACCGGTTCTCTCGGTTGTCCGTATTTTTTCCTTGTGAGGATCGCACGTTGCCAGGTCTCTATCTCTTGCGGCGAGATGCGGTCGGCGCGCTCGACCAGGATTGTTGGTGAGCCTTCTCGGAGGAAATCTTGACAGTGACAGTGACCATCTGTTCGGCGACCCAAAGGTACTCGGTCTGCTCGGCAATGCGCGGGAAGACGACGGCTTCGATCCGTCCGGTCGTATCTTCGACGGTGGCGAAGTACATCGTCTTCTGGTCTTTGGTATAGGCTTTTCGGAGCGCGGAGATGACGCCGCCCACCTGCGCGATCGCGCCTTCGGAGAGCTTTTCGACTTCGTGCACGGGCGTTGCGATTTCCGCAAGATATTCTTGGTAGTCGCTTGCCGGATGATCGCTCACATAGAGTCCGAGGAGTTCTTTTTCCCACTGGAGTTTTTCGTGCTTGGTGGCGGGGGCAACCGGCGTGAGGCGGATAGCGCTCTTTTCGATCGGCATGTCGCGGAAGAGGCTCATCGAATGCGTCGCCTTAGTCTTCTCGCTGTTCTTTGAGTACAACAAAATGGTGTCGACGCTCTCAAGGAGGCTCTTGCGTTCGCCGAAGGCGTTGAGTCCGCCCACTTTCGCGAGCGCTTCGATGGATTTTTTGTTGAGGTCTTTGGTGCGGACACGTTCGATGAAGTCGGTGAGGTCTTTGAATTTTCCGTTTTTCTTTCGCTCGCGAACGATTTCTTCGGTGACGGTCGCGCCCACATTTTTCACGGCATTGAGTCCGAATCGGACGCGCTCGACACCGTCGTCTCCGCGGATGACGGCGAATTCCTCGAAACTCTCATTGACCGATGGCGGCAAGACTTCGATACCCATGTCGCGCGTCTCGGCGACTTCGATCGAGACGCGGTCGGAGTTGCTCTGATCGCTTGTGAGCAGCGCCGCCATAAATTCCGCCGGATAGTGCGCTTTGAGATAGGCGGTTTGGTAGCCGATGAGTCCGTAGCAGGCGGCGTGAGATCGGTTGAATCCGTAACCGGCAAAGGGCTCGATGAAGGCGAAGACTTTTTCAGCGATAGTCTTTGAGATGCCTTGCTTGACGCAACCGTCGATGAATTTGATTTTCTGTTCTTTAATGAGCTCCAAAATCTTTTTCCCCATCGCTTTGCGGAGTACATCCGCTTCGCCCAGAGTGAATCCGGCAAGATCTTGCGCGATGCGCATGACTTGTTCCTGATA
Proteins encoded in this region:
- the miaA gene encoding tRNA (adenosine(37)-N6)-dimethylallyltransferase MiaA; the protein is MSTLKSSKLVVILGPTSSGKSALAIDAAKQWNGEVISTDSRQVYRGMDIGSGKVTKKEQRIVPHHLLDVADPNDDYNISHFLRDARTAIGDIASRDKLPIVCGGTGFWIQALIENQALPDTPPNSSLRMELSRKTPEELFEILQELDSARAETIDRKNPRRLIRAIEIAKDKNQESSIKNQKEDPIPKNARPFNHKAIQPYTIALCPPKDILDARIRARLEARFSQGMIAEVESLHTNGVSWERLDSFGLEYRWISRFLRGMVDEAGMKERLFFDSVHYAKRQMTWIRRWKRLGAPLTVVKTATEAAQKINTYLEEKRTV